The following are encoded together in the Humulus lupulus chromosome 5, drHumLupu1.1, whole genome shotgun sequence genome:
- the LOC133778899 gene encoding rust resistance kinase Lr10-like, with amino-acid sequence MMYWSCMLLLLVALLVEVGAKCGEKSPNIRFPFGLKHDQNHSAYPGFELSCSAKHTVLEFPKSSLKFFVKDIDYRAQVIEVYDPGNCIQRQLLKIHDLPSISPFLFAQDFLTNYTLFNCSIDEGDSSLYYESIPCLAGPGFTIYLSESQSAIEDLPIYCTKVNYRVLFSGISANKLHLKWVEPNCGHCEAKGKRCGPKYNNNGTNLELIECFHPKGEKKKYVATGVTLGAAVLIAVITLVYRAYNSNKQEKEYKLRIERFLEDYNALKPSRYTYADIKQITSKFMEKLGEGAYGTVYKGKLSADLFVAVKILNSSKGNGEEFINEVGTIGRIHHVNVVRLVGYCADGARRGLVYEFSPNGSLQRHISSPDSEHFLGWKKLQEITLGIAKGVEYLHQGCDQQILHFDIKPHNVLLDENFTPKISDFGLAKLCLKDQSIVSMTTARGTMGYIAPEVFSRNFGNVSYKSDIYSFGMVLLEMVGGKKITDVKEDNTSQVHYPEWIYNLLEEGEDLRIHIDKEEDAKIAKKLAIVGLWCIQWHPTDRPSMKLIVQMLEGEEKLTFPPNPFGSTYPTKQLLMCQQKNFRRTESKKLYLN; translated from the exons ATGATGTATTGGTCATGCATGCTGTTGTTACTGGTGGCGTTGTTGGTGGAGGTTGGAGCTAAGTGTGGAGAGAAAAGCCCAAATATCAGATTCCCATTTGGACTCAAACATGACCAAAATCACTCAGCCTACCCAGGGTTCGAGCTATCTTGCAGTGCCAAACACACAGTTCTTGAGTTCCCAAAATCATCTTTGAAGTTCTTCGTAAAAGACATTGACTATAGAGCTCAAGTAATTGAAGTTTACGACCCTGGTAATTGCATTCAGAGACAGCTTTTGAAAATCCATGACTTGCCATCAATTTCTCCATTTCTTTTTGCCCAAGATTTCCTCACTAATTATACCTTGTTCAATTGTTCTATCGATGAAGGAGATAGTAGTCTTTATTACGAATCCATCCCTTGCCTTGCTGGCCCCGGATTTACTATTTATCTTTCTGAGTCTCAATCTGCAATTGAAGACTTGCCCATATATTGTACTAAGGTGAATTACAGGGTTCTTTTCAGTGGAATATCTGCTAACAAATTACATTTGAAATGGGTTGAACCGAATTGTGGTCATTGTGAAGCAAAAGGGAAGAGGTGTGGTCCCAAATACAATAATAATGGCACCAATCTCGAATTAATTGAATGTTTCCATCCCAAAG GTGAAAAGAAGAAATATGTGGCTACTG GTGTTACCCTTGGTGCGGCAGTTCTGATAGCGGTAATTACTCTAGTATATCGTGCTTACAATTCTAATAAACAGGAAAAGGAGTATAAACTGAGAATAGAGAGATTTTTGGAGGATTACAATGCTCTTAAACCAAGCAGGTATACATATGCTGATATCAAGCAAATTACAAGTAAATTCATGGAAAAATTGGGGGAAGGAGCTTATGGGACCGTTTACAAAGGAAAGCTCTCTGCGGATTTATTCGTTGCAGTGAAAATCCTTAACAGTTCAAAAGGAAATGGAGAAGAGTTTATAAATGAAGTTGGAACAATAGGTCGAATTCACCATGTCAATGTGGTTCGTTTGGTTGGCTATTGTGCGGATGGAGCTAGGAGAGGACTTGTTTATGAGTTCTCACCAAATGGGTCATTGCAACGACACATATCTTCACCGGATTCTGAACATTTTCTTGGCTGGAAAAAGTTGCAAGAAATTACTTTAGGTATAGCCAAAGGAGTTGAATATCTTCACCAAGGGTGTGATCAACAAATCCTTCATTTCGATATAAAACCTCATAATGTATTGTTGGACGAAAACTTCACTCCAAAAATTTCAGATTTTGGTTTGGCCAAGCTGTGTTTGAAGGATCAAAGTATAGTGTCAATGACCACAGCTAGAGGAACGATGGGGTACATTGCACCTGAAGTCTTCTCAAGAAACTTTGGAAATGTATCATATAAGTCGGATATTTATAGTTTTGGAATGGTGCTGCTAGAAATGGTTGGTGGGAAGAAGATTACAGACGTAAAAGAGGACAATACTAGTCAAGTTCACTACCCAGAATGGATCTATAACCTCTTAGAAGAAGGAGAAGATCTACGAATCCatattgacaaagaagaagatgcTAAGATTGCCAAGAAATTAGCAATTGTAGGTCTATGGTGCATTCAGTGGCACCCTACAGATCGTCCATCCATGAAACTTATAGTTCAAATGCTCGAAGGAGAGGAAAAGTTAACCTTTCCACCAAATCCTTTTGGCTCTACATATCCAACGAAACAATTGTTGATGTGCCAACAAAAAAACTTCAGACGAACCGAGAGTAAAAAGCTATACCTGAATTAG